The following are from one region of the Alicyclobacillus fastidiosus genome:
- a CDS encoding ParB N-terminal domain-containing protein: protein MEIRVIPVSSINPAPYNPRIDLQPGDKDYERLKKSIEQFGFIEPLVWNEQTGNLVGGHQRFKILTNELHLTEVEVSVVDLDETQEKTLNLALNKLEGGWDDDKLRELIAELDAEEYDLDSVGSPMKTLNV, encoded by the coding sequence ATGGAAATTCGAGTGATTCCCGTTAGTTCCATCAATCCAGCGCCGTATAATCCACGCATTGATTTACAGCCAGGAGACAAGGACTATGAGCGTCTAAAGAAATCCATCGAGCAATTTGGATTCATTGAGCCGCTTGTATGGAATGAGCAGACAGGGAACCTTGTGGGCGGTCATCAACGCTTCAAAATCCTCACAAATGAACTGCATTTGACTGAGGTGGAAGTGTCTGTGGTGGATTTGGATGAAACGCAGGAAAAGACATTGAATCTCGCCCTGAACAAGCTAGAGGGTGGATGGGATGACGACAAACTTCGTGAACTCATTGCAGAACTGGATGCAGAGGAATACGACCTAGATTCCGTTGGCTCTCCGATGAAGACGTTGAACGTCTGA